Proteins encoded together in one Quercus lobata isolate SW786 chromosome 3, ValleyOak3.0 Primary Assembly, whole genome shotgun sequence window:
- the LOC115981226 gene encoding DNA polymerase lambda-like, whose amino-acid sequence MAPKTPKNKSTPQDPDGILAGMVVFLVQNGVQPRRLQIRRQKLVQMGPAIEERLSKRVTHLFAMNSEALLKQVAAERLERFKGRALLYQWLEDSLRLGWSKLVYQSYHHYTRTDNQTQDLDHITLTTSLGAPIASKILINLDYLQR is encoded by the exons ATGGCGCCAAAGACACCGAAAAACAAAAGTACCCCTCAAGACCCAGATGGGATTTTGGCAGGAATGGTTGTTTTCTTAGTCCAAAATGGAGTTCAGCCTCGCCGACTACAG ATTAGGAGGCAGAAACTGGTGCAAATGGGGCCTGCAATAGAAGAGCGCTTATCCAAAAGGGTCACTCATCTATTTGCTATGAACTCAGAAGCTCTTCTCAAACAAGTGGCCGCTGAACGCTTGGAACGCTTTAAGGGA AGGGCTCTCCTTTATCAGTGGCTAGAGGACAGCTTGAGATTAGGATGGTCCAAACTTGTTTACCAATCTTATCATCATTACACAAGAACAGATAATCAAACACAAGATTTGGACCATATCACGTTAACAACCTCATTAGGTGCACCTATTGCatccaaaatattaataaacttAGATTATCTTCAAAGATAA